In Kazachstania africana CBS 2517 chromosome 11, complete genome, the DNA window acatatatatatatatatatatataagcaTTCTTACACTTATCAACTTTCTCATTTGTTCTTGGTCCTTTCACTTCTTATTATCCTTACTATAACCATACAAACTCATAtaaaatacaaatattaGTACAATGGCATTCCTAGAATTAACAGCTGATATCTCACAACCTTTTGTTATTCCAAACATCTCACCTGTCTCACAACAGagttcaagaaaaaattcagaTGCTGACGTTACGGCCTTGGACGAAATCGACAAGTTCTTAAACAGTATTAACGATAGAACTGCTGTCTGTGAAGATGTATTGGAAAGTTCAGATCAAATCA includes these proteins:
- the SPO24 gene encoding Spo24p (similar to Saccharomyces cerevisiae YPR036W-A; ancestral locus Anc_7.453) — encoded protein: MAFLELTADISQPFVIPNISPVSQQSSRKNSDADVTALDEIDKFLNSINDRTAVCEDVLESSDQISAHSGFRARKGSLTLL